In Streptomyces sp. NBC_00433, a single genomic region encodes these proteins:
- a CDS encoding phosphate ABC transporter ATP-binding protein — MTDTSAAGGQAQEAEPVPVGAGARGSTADPDAADTVVLPPVPPSRPGPATAGSGGPEGGADANLYALESRAVSAWFGTHKVLDRVSLSMQAGQVTALIGPSGCGKSTYLRILNRMHEMVRGAALAGEVLLDGADIYASGRRPADVRRRIGMVFQRPNPFPGMSIHDNVASGLKLAGIKVSRDHRDHLVETSLIRAGLWTEVRNRLSTPGGSLSGGQQQRLCIARSLAVSPDVLLMDEPCSALDPTSTRRVEETIAELRGRLTIVIVTHNMQQAQRVSQSCAFFLATHDTPGRIIETGATEQVFGDPVDSRTADYVNGRFG, encoded by the coding sequence ATGACCGACACCAGCGCTGCCGGCGGGCAGGCGCAGGAGGCGGAGCCCGTTCCGGTGGGAGCCGGAGCGCGTGGGTCCACCGCCGACCCCGACGCGGCCGACACCGTCGTGCTTCCCCCCGTACCGCCGTCCCGGCCGGGGCCGGCCACCGCCGGGTCCGGCGGCCCTGAAGGGGGCGCGGACGCGAACCTCTACGCGCTGGAGAGCCGGGCGGTGTCCGCCTGGTTCGGTACCCACAAGGTGCTCGACCGGGTCTCGCTGAGCATGCAGGCCGGCCAGGTCACCGCCCTGATCGGACCCTCGGGCTGCGGCAAGTCCACCTACTTGCGCATCCTCAACCGGATGCACGAGATGGTGCGTGGCGCGGCACTGGCCGGTGAGGTGCTGCTGGACGGCGCCGACATCTACGCGTCCGGCCGCCGCCCGGCCGACGTGCGGCGCCGGATCGGCATGGTCTTCCAGCGGCCCAACCCGTTCCCCGGCATGTCGATCCACGACAATGTCGCCAGCGGCCTGAAGCTCGCCGGGATCAAGGTCAGCCGCGACCACCGCGACCACCTGGTGGAGACCAGCCTGATCAGGGCCGGCCTGTGGACCGAGGTGCGCAACCGGCTCAGCACGCCGGGCGGATCGCTCTCCGGCGGCCAGCAGCAGAGGCTCTGCATCGCCCGCTCGCTGGCCGTCTCACCGGACGTGCTGCTGATGGACGAGCCGTGCTCGGCCCTCGACCCGACCTCCACCCGGCGCGTCGAGGAGACCATCGCCGAGCTGCGCGGGCGCCTGACGATCGTCATCGTCACCCACAACATGCAGCAGGCCCAGCGGGTCTCCCAGTCCTGCGCGTTCTTCCTGGCGACCCACGACACCCCCGGCCGCATCATCGAGACCGGCGCCACCGAGCAGGTCTTCGGCGACCCGGTCGACTCCCGCACGGCGGACTACGTCAACGGCCGCTTCGGCTAG
- a CDS encoding sortase, producing the protein MSTPTLAKAADSGGGRTSGPAPLPAGPPGRPRAADPAASPRGFGLRMTGAVTAALSCLLLGLLLMGFVGYLFAASGLQEGHFQSTAHKTFAHQLANAVAPVGTAADGAPVAVIDIPAIGLHQAVVVEGTTGRDLMRGPGHRRDTALPGQQGVSVIFGRHATFGAPFADLTDLRTGDVIHTTTSQGESTYTVNAFGDSSHPIADTASDRLVLATGDSDWIPTRTLLVGARLNGTGRPNPGGRPAVVDTDHALASDTAALPAVQLWALGLLGAVVLLVAAAGRRIPRGALYLIFAPVLAALVWCVYENAAALLPNLY; encoded by the coding sequence ATGAGCACGCCGACTCTCGCGAAAGCGGCGGACTCCGGCGGCGGCCGGACGTCCGGGCCCGCACCCCTGCCCGCCGGGCCGCCCGGCCGTCCCCGCGCGGCGGACCCCGCCGCTTCGCCCCGCGGGTTCGGCCTGCGGATGACAGGAGCGGTGACGGCCGCCCTGTCGTGCCTCCTGCTCGGCCTGCTGCTGATGGGCTTCGTCGGCTACCTGTTCGCCGCCTCGGGGCTCCAGGAGGGGCACTTCCAGTCCACCGCGCACAAAACCTTCGCCCACCAGCTCGCCAACGCGGTCGCCCCGGTCGGCACCGCCGCCGACGGAGCACCGGTCGCCGTCATCGACATCCCGGCGATCGGACTGCACCAGGCCGTGGTCGTCGAGGGGACCACCGGCCGCGACCTGATGCGCGGCCCCGGCCACCGCAGGGACACCGCGCTGCCGGGGCAGCAGGGCGTCAGTGTGATCTTCGGGAGGCACGCCACCTTCGGCGCCCCGTTCGCCGACCTGACCGACCTGCGGACCGGCGACGTCATCCACACCACCACAAGCCAGGGCGAGTCCACCTACACCGTCAACGCCTTCGGCGACAGCTCCCACCCGATCGCCGACACGGCCTCCGACCGGCTGGTCCTGGCCACCGGTGACTCCGACTGGATACCCACCCGCACGCTGCTCGTCGGCGCCCGGCTGAACGGGACCGGCCGGCCGAACCCCGGTGGCCGTCCGGCCGTCGTCGACACCGACCACGCGCTCGCCTCCGACACCGCGGCCCTTCCCGCGGTGCAGCTCTGGGCGCTGGGCCTGCTCGGTGCGGTGGTCCTGCTGGTCGCGGCCGCCGGGCGGCGAATACCGCGCGGCGCCCTTTACCTGATCTTCGCGCCGGTGCTGGCCGCGCTGGTGTGGTGCGTCTACGAGAACGCCGCCGCCCTGCTGCCCAACCTCTACTGA